The proteins below are encoded in one region of Streptomyces roseirectus:
- a CDS encoding response regulator transcription factor, producing the protein MTRVLLAEDDASISEPLARALRREGYEVEVREDGPTALDAGMQGGIDLVVLDLGLPGMDGLEVARRLRSEGHAVPILILTARADEVDTVVGLDAGADDYVTKPFRLAELLARVRALLRRGAAEPAQPPATHGVRIDVESHRAWMGDEELQLTAKEFDLLRVLVRDAGRVVTRDQLMREVWDTTWWSSTKTLDMHISWLRKKLGDDAANPRYIATVRGVGFRFEKS; encoded by the coding sequence ATGACCCGTGTACTGCTAGCCGAGGACGACGCGTCCATCTCGGAACCGCTGGCCCGCGCCCTGCGCCGGGAAGGGTACGAGGTCGAGGTGCGGGAGGACGGACCGACCGCGCTCGACGCCGGGATGCAGGGCGGCATCGACCTGGTCGTGCTCGACCTCGGGCTGCCCGGTATGGACGGGCTCGAAGTGGCCCGCCGGCTGCGCTCCGAGGGACATGCCGTGCCCATCCTCATCCTCACCGCCCGCGCGGACGAGGTCGACACGGTCGTGGGGCTCGACGCGGGTGCCGATGACTACGTCACCAAGCCGTTCCGCCTCGCCGAACTGCTCGCCCGCGTCCGGGCGCTGCTGCGGCGCGGCGCCGCCGAACCCGCGCAGCCGCCGGCCACGCACGGCGTGCGGATCGACGTCGAGTCGCACCGGGCGTGGATGGGCGACGAGGAGCTTCAGCTCACCGCCAAGGAGTTCGACCTGCTCCGCGTGCTCGTCCGGGACGCCGGGCGCGTGGTCACCCGCGACCAGCTCATGCGCGAGGTGTGGGACACCACCTGGTGGTCGTCCACCAAGACGCTCGACATGCACATCTCGTGGCTGCGCAAGAAGCTCGGGGACGACGCGGCGAACCCCCGGTACATCGCCACCGTCCGGGGCGTCGGCTTCCGGTTCGAGAAGAGCTAG
- the purE gene encoding 5-(carboxyamino)imidazole ribonucleotide mutase yields the protein MSPVVGIVMGSDSDWPVMEAAAQALDEFEVAYEVDVVSAHRMPHEMIAYGERAAERGLKVIIAGAGGAAHLPGMLASVTPLPVIGVPVPLKYLDGMDSLLSIVQMPAGVPVATVSVGGARNAGLLAARILAAHDDELLARMRDFQQELNDQATEKGKRLRAKVEGAKGSFGFGK from the coding sequence ATGAGCCCTGTCGTAGGCATCGTCATGGGGTCGGATTCCGACTGGCCCGTCATGGAGGCCGCAGCCCAGGCGCTGGACGAGTTCGAGGTCGCCTACGAGGTGGACGTCGTCTCCGCGCACCGCATGCCGCACGAGATGATCGCGTACGGGGAGCGGGCGGCGGAGCGCGGGCTGAAGGTGATCATCGCCGGGGCCGGGGGAGCGGCGCACCTGCCGGGGATGCTGGCGTCGGTGACGCCGCTGCCGGTCATCGGGGTACCCGTACCCCTCAAGTACCTGGACGGCATGGACTCGCTGCTGTCGATCGTGCAGATGCCGGCCGGCGTGCCGGTGGCGACCGTCTCCGTCGGCGGCGCCCGCAACGCCGGTCTCCTCGCCGCCCGGATCCTCGCCGCGCACGACGACGAACTCCTCGCGCGCATGCGGGACTTCCAGCAGGAGCTGAACGACCAGGCCACCGAGAAGGGCAAGCGGCTGCGCGCCAAGGTCGAGGGGGCCAAGGGGTCCTTCGGGTTCGGCAAGTGA
- a CDS encoding HAMP domain-containing histidine kinase, whose translation MRRRLIQSTLAVVLVVIAVFGVSLVIVESRTISTSAQERVDSEAVRLVGIVDSRLLGSEDVTAEILRDQVTQDRYAVIRIPGRAPIEIGQKPEGEVIHAEELGEGRESVRVEEPKSAVTREVGRTLLIIGLVALLAVVAAVLLAVRQANKLASPLTDLAETAERLGSGDPRPRHKRYGVPELDRVADVLDSSAERIGRMLTAERRLAADASHQLRTPLTALSMRLEEITLTDDLATVKEEANVALTQVERLTDVVERLLTNSRDPRTGNAVSFDLDEVIQQQLAEWRPAYRSAGRAIVSSGKRHLQAVGTPGAVAQVLAALIENSLMHGGGTVALRTRVTGNQSVIEVTDEGPGVPGELGARIFERAISGRNSTGIGLAVARDLAEADGGRLEMLQAQPPVFGLFLSRTAPLKKSTETDEPTVR comes from the coding sequence GTGCGCCGTCGTCTGATCCAGTCCACCCTCGCTGTCGTCCTCGTCGTCATCGCCGTGTTCGGGGTCTCCCTCGTCATCGTCGAGAGCCGGACCATCAGCACCAGCGCGCAGGAGCGCGTCGACTCCGAGGCCGTGCGGCTCGTGGGGATCGTCGACAGCCGGCTGCTCGGCTCGGAGGACGTGACCGCCGAGATACTGCGGGACCAGGTCACGCAGGACCGTTACGCCGTGATCCGGATCCCGGGGCGGGCGCCGATCGAGATCGGGCAGAAGCCCGAGGGCGAGGTCATCCACGCGGAGGAACTGGGCGAGGGCCGGGAGAGCGTCCGCGTCGAGGAGCCCAAGTCCGCGGTGACCCGCGAGGTCGGGCGGACGCTGCTGATCATCGGCCTCGTCGCGCTGCTCGCCGTCGTCGCGGCCGTCCTCCTCGCCGTGCGCCAGGCCAACAAGCTGGCGTCCCCCCTCACCGACCTCGCGGAGACCGCCGAACGCCTCGGCTCCGGCGACCCCCGCCCCCGGCACAAGCGGTACGGGGTCCCCGAGCTGGACCGGGTCGCCGACGTCCTCGACTCCTCCGCCGAGCGGATCGGCCGCATGCTCACCGCCGAACGCCGCCTCGCCGCCGACGCCTCCCACCAGCTCCGCACGCCGCTGACGGCCCTGTCGATGCGCCTCGAGGAGATCACCCTCACCGACGATCTGGCGACGGTGAAGGAGGAGGCGAACGTCGCGCTGACCCAGGTGGAGCGGCTGACGGACGTCGTGGAACGCCTCCTCACCAACTCCCGCGACCCCCGCACCGGCAACGCCGTCTCCTTCGACCTCGACGAGGTCATCCAGCAGCAGCTCGCCGAATGGCGCCCCGCCTACCGCTCCGCCGGCCGCGCGATCGTCAGCTCCGGCAAACGCCACCTCCAGGCCGTCGGCACCCCCGGCGCCGTCGCCCAGGTCCTCGCGGCCCTCATCGAGAACTCCCTCATGCACGGCGGCGGCACCGTCGCCCTCCGCACCCGCGTCACCGGCAACCAGTCGGTCATCGAAGTGACGGACGAGGGCCCGGGCGTCCCCGGAGAACTCGGCGCCCGCATCTTCGAACGAGCGATCAGCGGCCGCAACTCGACGGGCATCGGCCTCGCGGTAGCCCGAGACCTGGCGGAAGCGGACGGCGGCCGCCTGGAGATGCTCCAGGCGCAACCGCCGGTCTTCGGCCTGTTCCTGTCCCGCACGGCTCCCCTGAAGAAGTCAACGGAAACGGACGAACCGACGGTCAGGTGA
- a CDS encoding LPXTG cell wall anchor domain-containing protein has protein sequence MAKRKRSVVLASGAVLAGAGVLVVAPGARAAVVDVNYACKTPIGDKSAVSPIDIKGVKSGSGYRITMSWQKGVSSSPVELGAGAMKPSATVKVGGADSGTLTVTGAANQAKIPANTPIKISDLSGTYTPKAAGKVTFTAGTLTIVALGTTTTCTPTNSPGASLTLDVTAGDSDSPPAATPQLPQTGPEDSFVALGTLGGTVLLAGAAGALWLTRRAR, from the coding sequence GTGGCCAAGCGGAAGCGGAGTGTCGTGCTCGCGTCGGGCGCGGTCCTGGCCGGGGCGGGGGTGCTGGTGGTGGCGCCGGGCGCGCGGGCAGCCGTCGTCGACGTCAACTACGCCTGCAAGACGCCGATCGGGGACAAGAGCGCGGTCTCGCCGATCGACATCAAGGGCGTGAAGAGCGGCAGCGGTTACCGGATCACCATGTCGTGGCAGAAGGGCGTGTCGTCCAGCCCCGTCGAACTCGGGGCCGGCGCGATGAAGCCCTCGGCGACCGTCAAGGTGGGCGGGGCCGACAGCGGGACGCTCACCGTCACCGGGGCCGCCAACCAGGCGAAGATCCCCGCCAACACCCCCATAAAAATCAGCGACTTGAGCGGGACCTACACGCCGAAGGCGGCCGGGAAGGTGACGTTCACCGCCGGGACGCTGACGATCGTGGCGCTCGGCACGACGACGACCTGCACGCCGACCAACTCCCCGGGCGCGTCACTGACGTTGGACGTGACCGCGGGCGACTCCGACTCCCCGCCGGCCGCCACGCCCCAGCTCCCGCAGACCGGCCCCGAGGACTCCTTCGTCGCGCTCGGCACCCTCGGGGGCACGGTCCTGCTGGCCGGCGCGGCGGGCGCCCTGTGGCTGACACGCCGTGCCCGTTAG
- a CDS encoding UDP-glucose dehydrogenase family protein: MSLKITVIGTGYLGATHAAAMAELGFEVLGLDVVPEKVEMLQRGEVPMYEPGLEELLRQHVAGIEGSSGRLRFTLDFAEAAAFGDVHFVCVNTPQRHGEYAADMSYVDAAIASLAPHLDRPTLVVGKSTVPVGSAARLAAYLAEHAPAGAGAELAWNPEFLREGFAVQDTLRPDRVVVGVRSERAEGLLREVYAMPIAAGTPFVVTDFPTAELVKTSANSFLATKISFINAMAEVCEAAGGDVAKLAEAIGYDDRIGHKFLRAGIGFGGGCLPKDIRAFMARAGELGADQALTFLREIDSINMRRRGQMVEMAREALGGGAFLGKRVAVLGAAFKPDSDDVRDSPALNVAGQIHLQGGQVTVYDPKGMDNARRLFPTLGYADSALDAVRGADVVLHLTEWREFRELDPAALGEVARGRVILDGRNALDPAVWRKAGWVYRGMGRPTA; this comes from the coding sequence ATGAGCCTCAAGATCACCGTGATCGGCACCGGTTACCTCGGCGCGACGCACGCGGCGGCCATGGCCGAGCTGGGGTTCGAGGTGCTGGGGCTCGACGTCGTGCCGGAGAAGGTCGAGATGCTCCAGCGGGGCGAGGTCCCGATGTACGAGCCCGGCCTCGAAGAGCTGCTGAGGCAGCACGTCGCCGGGATCGAGGGGTCGTCCGGGCGGCTCAGGTTCACGCTCGACTTCGCGGAGGCCGCCGCCTTCGGGGACGTCCACTTCGTGTGCGTCAACACCCCGCAGCGGCACGGTGAGTACGCCGCGGACATGTCGTACGTCGACGCCGCGATCGCCTCGCTCGCGCCGCACCTCGACCGGCCCACGCTCGTCGTCGGGAAGTCGACGGTGCCCGTCGGGTCGGCGGCGCGGCTCGCGGCCTACCTCGCCGAGCACGCGCCCGCCGGGGCCGGGGCCGAGCTGGCCTGGAACCCCGAGTTCCTGCGGGAGGGGTTCGCCGTGCAGGACACGCTGCGGCCGGACCGGGTCGTCGTCGGGGTGCGCAGCGAGCGGGCCGAGGGGCTGCTGCGCGAGGTGTACGCGATGCCGATCGCCGCCGGGACGCCGTTCGTCGTCACCGACTTCCCCACCGCCGAGTTGGTCAAGACCTCCGCGAACTCGTTCCTCGCGACGAAGATCTCCTTCATCAACGCGATGGCCGAGGTGTGCGAGGCGGCCGGGGGGGACGTCGCGAAGCTCGCCGAGGCGATCGGGTACGACGACCGGATCGGGCACAAGTTCCTGCGGGCCGGGATCGGGTTCGGGGGCGGGTGTCTGCCCAAGGACATCCGGGCGTTCATGGCCCGTGCCGGGGAGCTGGGGGCGGACCAGGCGCTCACGTTCCTGCGGGAGATCGACTCCATCAACATGCGCCGGCGGGGACAGATGGTGGAGATGGCCCGGGAGGCGCTGGGGGGCGGGGCGTTCCTGGGCAAGCGGGTGGCCGTGCTGGGCGCGGCGTTCAAGCCCGACTCCGACGACGTCCGTGACTCGCCCGCGCTCAACGTCGCCGGGCAGATCCATCTCCAGGGCGGGCAGGTGACCGTCTACGACCCCAAGGGGATGGACAACGCGCGCCGCCTCTTCCCCACGCTCGGGTACGCCGACTCGGCGCTGGACGCCGTGCGCGGCGCCGATGTCGTCCTGCACCTCACGGAGTGGCGGGAGTTCCGGGAGCTGGACCCGGCGGCGCTGGGGGAGGTCGCCCGGGGCCGGGTGATCCTGGACGGGCGCAACGCGCTGGATCCCGCGGTGTGGCGCAAGGCGGGGTGGGTCTACCGGGGGATGGGACGGCCTACCGCCTGA
- a CDS encoding 5-(carboxyamino)imidazole ribonucleotide synthase: protein MTFPVVGMVGGGQLARMTHEAGIPLGIRFKLLSDTPQDSAAQVVSDVVIGDYRDLETLRAFARGCDVITFDHEHVPTEHLRALEADGIPVRPGPDALVHAQDKGVMRAKLTEIGVPCPRHRIVTDPADVAAFAAEGTGFPVVLKTVRGGYDGKGVWVVDGPEDAEDPFRAGVPVLAEEKVDYVRELAANVVRSPHGQAVAYPVVESQQVNGVCDTVIAPAPGLDEELALKAEEMALTIAKELGVVGHLAVELFQTRDGRILVNELAMRPHNSGHWTQDGAITSQFANHVRAVLDLPLGDPRPRAKWTVMVNVLGGDYPDMYSAYLHCMARDPQLKIHMYGKDVKPGRKVGHVNTYGNDLDDALDRARHAAGYLRGTITE, encoded by the coding sequence GTGACGTTTCCGGTAGTCGGCATGGTCGGCGGTGGCCAGCTCGCGCGTATGACGCACGAAGCGGGCATCCCGTTGGGCATCAGGTTCAAGCTTCTCAGTGACACCCCTCAGGACTCGGCGGCCCAGGTCGTGAGCGACGTCGTCATCGGCGACTACCGCGACCTGGAGACGCTGCGCGCCTTCGCGAGGGGCTGCGACGTGATCACCTTCGATCACGAACACGTCCCCACCGAACACCTCCGCGCCCTGGAGGCGGACGGCATCCCGGTCCGCCCCGGCCCGGACGCCCTCGTGCACGCCCAGGACAAGGGCGTGATGCGCGCGAAGCTCACGGAGATCGGCGTCCCCTGCCCGCGGCACCGCATCGTGACGGACCCGGCGGACGTCGCCGCGTTCGCGGCGGAGGGTACGGGTTTCCCCGTAGTACTCAAGACCGTCAGGGGCGGCTACGACGGCAAGGGCGTCTGGGTCGTCGACGGCCCCGAGGACGCCGAGGACCCCTTCCGCGCCGGCGTCCCGGTCCTCGCGGAGGAGAAGGTCGACTACGTCCGCGAGCTGGCCGCAAACGTCGTCCGCTCCCCGCACGGCCAGGCCGTCGCCTACCCGGTCGTCGAGTCGCAGCAGGTGAACGGCGTCTGCGACACCGTGATAGCCCCCGCCCCCGGTCTCGACGAGGAACTGGCGCTCAAGGCCGAGGAGATGGCCCTGACGATCGCCAAGGAACTCGGCGTCGTCGGCCACCTCGCCGTCGAACTCTTCCAGACCCGCGACGGCCGCATCCTGGTCAACGAACTCGCGATGCGCCCCCACAACTCGGGCCACTGGACCCAGGACGGCGCGATCACGTCCCAGTTCGCCAACCACGTGAGGGCCGTCCTCGACCTCCCCCTGGGGGACCCCCGCCCCCGCGCCAAGTGGACCGTCATGGTCAACGTCCTCGGCGGCGACTACCCCGACATGTACTCCGCGTACCTGCACTGCATGGCCCGCGACCCCCAGCTCAAGATCCACATGTACGGCAAGGACGTCAAGCCCGGCCGCAAGGTCGGCCACGTCAACACCTACGGCAACGACCTCGACGACGCGCTCGACCGCGCCCGTCACGCGGCCGGCTACCTGAGAGGCACGATCACCGAATGA
- a CDS encoding GtrA family protein produces MEHGSTGHASGLRRILREVAKFGAVGGAGLLVNLAVFNLVRHVTDLQVVRASVIATVVSIVFNYVGFRYFTYRDRDKSGRTKELTLFLFFSVIGMVIENGVLYVATYSFHWDSPLQSNIFKFVGIGVATLFRFWSYRTWVFKAMPAGEAVAGAEAILEQRSPAVGRVSERA; encoded by the coding sequence ATGGAACACGGTTCCACGGGGCATGCTTCCGGTTTGCGCCGCATCCTTCGCGAGGTGGCCAAGTTCGGTGCGGTGGGTGGGGCGGGGTTGCTGGTCAACCTCGCCGTCTTCAACCTCGTCCGGCATGTCACCGACCTTCAGGTGGTCCGGGCCAGCGTCATCGCCACCGTCGTCTCCATTGTCTTCAACTACGTCGGGTTCCGGTACTTCACCTACCGTGATCGCGACAAGAGCGGGCGGACCAAGGAGCTGACGCTCTTCCTCTTCTTCTCGGTCATCGGGATGGTCATCGAGAACGGGGTGCTCTACGTCGCCACGTACTCGTTCCACTGGGACAGCCCGCTGCAGAGCAACATCTTCAAGTTCGTGGGCATCGGGGTCGCGACGTTGTTCCGGTTCTGGTCGTACCGGACCTGGGTGTTCAAGGCGATGCCGGCGGGGGAGGCTGTGGCCGGGGCCGAGGCGATCCTGGAGCAGCGGTCTCCGGCGGTGGGGCGGGTCAGCGAACGGGCCTGA
- a CDS encoding dipeptidase translates to MNAAARDRVRELLAEFPVVDGHNDLPWALREQVRYDLGARDIAVRQDAHLHTDLPRLREGGVGAQYWSVYVRSDQPDAVPATLEQIDCVRQLIDRHPGALRAAFTAADMEAARGEGRIASLMGAEGGHSIANSLGTLRGLYALGVRYMTLTHNDNIAWADSATDVPNVGGLTAFGREVVREMNRLGMLVDLSHVAPTTMRAALDTSSAPVIFSHSSSRAVCDHPRNIPDDVLERLPANGGMAMVTFVPKFVLQAAVDWTAAADDNMRAHGFHHLATTPEAMAVHRAFEAAHPRPVATVATVADHLDHMREVAGVDHLGIGGDYDGTAFTPDGLSDVSGYPNLLAELLDRGWSRTDLAKLTWQNAVRVLGAAEDVARGIQGTRGPSSARIEDLDGVVG, encoded by the coding sequence GTGAACGCCGCCGCGCGCGACCGGGTCCGGGAACTCCTCGCCGAGTTCCCGGTCGTCGACGGCCACAACGATCTCCCCTGGGCGCTGCGCGAGCAGGTCCGCTACGACCTCGGCGCGCGCGACATCGCCGTACGCCAGGACGCCCACCTGCACACCGACCTGCCGCGCCTGCGCGAGGGCGGCGTCGGGGCGCAGTACTGGTCCGTGTACGTACGCTCCGACCAGCCCGACGCGGTCCCGGCGACGCTCGAACAGATCGACTGCGTACGGCAGTTGATCGACCGTCACCCGGGCGCCCTGCGCGCCGCGTTCACCGCCGCCGACATGGAGGCGGCACGCGGAGAGGGCCGCATCGCGTCGCTGATGGGCGCCGAGGGAGGCCACTCGATCGCCAACTCCCTCGGCACGCTCCGGGGGTTGTACGCGCTCGGCGTTCGCTACATGACGCTCACCCACAACGACAACATCGCGTGGGCCGACTCCGCGACGGACGTCCCGAACGTCGGCGGGCTGACCGCGTTCGGCCGCGAGGTCGTCCGCGAGATGAACCGGCTCGGCATGCTCGTCGACCTCTCGCACGTCGCGCCGACGACGATGCGGGCGGCGCTCGACACGTCGTCCGCGCCGGTGATCTTCTCGCACTCCTCGTCCCGCGCGGTCTGCGACCACCCCCGCAACATCCCCGACGACGTCCTCGAACGCCTCCCCGCGAACGGCGGCATGGCGATGGTGACGTTCGTCCCGAAGTTCGTCCTCCAGGCGGCGGTCGACTGGACGGCCGCGGCCGACGACAACATGCGTGCCCACGGCTTCCACCACCTCGCCACCACCCCCGAGGCGATGGCCGTCCACCGCGCCTTCGAGGCGGCCCACCCCCGCCCCGTCGCGACGGTCGCCACGGTCGCCGATCACCTCGACCACATGCGCGAGGTCGCCGGTGTCGACCACCTCGGCATCGGCGGCGACTACGACGGCACCGCCTTCACGCCGGACGGCCTCAGCGACGTCTCCGGCTACCCCAACCTCCTCGCCGAACTCCTCGACCGCGGCTGGTCCCGCACCGACCTCGCCAAGCTGACCTGGCAGAACGCGGTCCGGGTGCTCGGCGCGGCGGAGGACGTGGCACGCGGGATCCAGGGGACGCGCGGACCGTCGTCGGCGCGGATCGAGGACCTCGACGGCGTCGTCGGCTGA
- a CDS encoding oligopeptide:H+ symporter: MASSLTKDSARPVNPGSAGTFFGHPRGLATLFLTEMWERFSYYGMRALLPLYLVAPGGMHLSAGTATAIYSVYVSLVYLLALPGGWFADRVLGPRKTVAAAGLVIMVGHACLAVPFSGSFYGGLALVALGSGLLKANISTMVGHLYDGPDDPRRDAGFTLFYIGINLGGFFAPLVIGTIGENVDWHLGFALAAVGMALGLGQFLLGTRHLSERSDVVPTPLSAAEKAATLRKGLIWLAIAAVFYSVVGFTGHYTLNWVLIPLTVIGLVVPVLVLGRIKRDKDLDAAEQSKVSAYIWFFLAAAVFWMIYDQGGSTLSLFAEGKADNTVFGWEFPVSWYQSVNPVMIMALAPVFAWLWLWLNRRGQEPSTIVKFATGLVLVGASFFLFLAPLSIAEGGHKAAALWLAGIYFVQTVGELTLSPVGLSVTTKMAPAKYASQMMGVWFLAVTAGDSVTALLSNPAVGGVDLDRMGFVALEAVLAVIAGVAVWMYRKKVNSMMGDVR; the protein is encoded by the coding sequence ATGGCGTCCAGCCTGACGAAGGACTCGGCCCGGCCGGTGAACCCCGGCTCCGCCGGTACCTTCTTCGGCCACCCGCGCGGTCTGGCCACCCTCTTCCTGACGGAGATGTGGGAGAGGTTCTCGTACTACGGCATGCGGGCTCTGCTGCCGCTGTACCTGGTGGCACCGGGGGGTATGCACCTGAGTGCGGGGACGGCGACGGCGATCTACTCCGTCTACGTCTCGCTGGTGTACCTGCTCGCCCTGCCCGGCGGCTGGTTCGCGGACCGGGTGCTCGGCCCGCGCAAGACAGTGGCCGCCGCCGGTCTGGTCATCATGGTCGGCCACGCGTGCCTCGCCGTGCCGTTCTCCGGCTCCTTCTACGGCGGCCTCGCCCTCGTCGCGCTCGGCTCCGGCCTGCTGAAGGCCAACATCTCGACGATGGTCGGCCACCTCTACGACGGCCCGGACGACCCGCGCCGCGACGCCGGCTTCACACTCTTCTACATCGGCATCAACCTGGGCGGGTTCTTCGCGCCGCTGGTCATCGGCACGATCGGCGAGAACGTCGACTGGCACCTCGGCTTCGCGCTCGCGGCCGTCGGCATGGCGCTGGGCCTCGGCCAGTTCCTGCTGGGGACGCGTCACCTGAGCGAGCGCAGCGACGTCGTGCCGACCCCGCTGTCCGCCGCCGAGAAGGCGGCCACGCTCCGCAAGGGGCTGATCTGGCTCGCGATCGCGGCGGTGTTCTACTCCGTCGTCGGCTTCACCGGGCACTACACGCTGAACTGGGTGCTGATCCCGCTGACGGTCATCGGGCTCGTCGTGCCGGTCCTCGTGCTCGGGCGGATCAAGCGGGACAAGGACCTGGACGCGGCCGAGCAGTCCAAGGTGTCGGCGTACATCTGGTTCTTCCTCGCCGCCGCCGTCTTCTGGATGATCTACGACCAGGGCGGCTCGACGCTGTCGCTGTTCGCCGAGGGCAAGGCCGACAACACGGTGTTCGGCTGGGAGTTCCCGGTCTCCTGGTACCAGTCGGTCAACCCCGTCATGATCATGGCGCTCGCGCCGGTCTTCGCGTGGCTGTGGCTGTGGCTGAACCGGCGTGGCCAGGAGCCGAGCACGATCGTGAAGTTCGCGACCGGTCTCGTGCTGGTCGGCGCGTCGTTCTTCCTCTTCCTCGCGCCGCTGTCGATCGCCGAGGGCGGTCACAAGGCCGCCGCGCTGTGGCTCGCCGGGATCTACTTCGTGCAGACGGTGGGTGAGCTGACCCTCTCCCCCGTCGGGCTCTCCGTCACGACGAAGATGGCGCCCGCGAAGTACGCGTCCCAGATGATGGGCGTCTGGTTCCTCGCGGTGACCGCCGGTGACTCCGTCACGGCGCTGCTGTCGAACCCCGCGGTGGGCGGGGTCGACCTGGACCGGATGGGCTTCGTCGCCCTCGAAGCCGTCCTCGCCGTCATCGCCGGTGTCGCCGTGTGGATGTACCGCAAGAAGGTCAACTCCATGATGGGCGACGTGCGCTGA
- a CDS encoding dipeptidase yields MADLQNELHPTAEAGELPLEAPFEETPYACDPLERARELLTDHPVADGYGTLPWVLRGLPWYDLELGESAVDTDIPRLREGQVGAVLWALRLPGDTAEGAGGDAGRRAVAVTLEQIDLVRAVVDAHPEGLRAARTAGQVIDARNCGRVAVLLGPAGAPALDDSLGVLRILHSLGLRVLTLAGTSWASEAGLSRFGEEVVREMNRLGVVADLSGASDATIVRTLTLSKAPVLCTRSAARALRPHPDNLSDELLSALGRAKGVCMVPLTADQTGPALTDVADHLDHIRAVAGPHAVALSGVYDSPAAHPEGLPDPSAYPHLVTELLRRGWPDTDLTLLTWDNLQRVLRNADFLSRAARSRREPSTARLTELDGGRG; encoded by the coding sequence ATGGCAGACCTCCAGAACGAACTGCACCCCACGGCCGAGGCCGGCGAGCTGCCGCTGGAGGCACCCTTCGAGGAGACCCCGTACGCCTGCGACCCCCTCGAACGCGCCCGCGAACTCCTCACCGACCACCCCGTCGCCGACGGCTACGGCACCCTCCCCTGGGTCCTGCGCGGCCTCCCCTGGTACGACCTCGAACTCGGCGAGAGCGCGGTCGACACGGACATCCCCCGCCTGCGCGAGGGCCAGGTGGGCGCGGTGCTGTGGGCACTGCGGCTACCGGGGGACACGGCCGAGGGGGCCGGCGGGGACGCCGGGCGGCGGGCCGTCGCCGTCACCCTCGAACAGATCGACCTCGTCCGCGCGGTCGTCGACGCGCACCCCGAGGGCCTGCGGGCCGCGCGCACCGCGGGCCAGGTCATCGACGCGCGCAACTGCGGACGCGTCGCCGTCCTCCTCGGCCCCGCCGGGGCGCCCGCGCTCGACGACTCCCTCGGCGTCCTGCGGATCCTGCACTCGCTCGGGCTGCGCGTCCTGACCCTGGCCGGCACGAGCTGGGCCAGCGAGGCGGGGCTCAGCAGGTTCGGCGAGGAGGTCGTGCGCGAGATGAACCGGCTCGGCGTCGTCGCCGACCTCTCCGGCGCCTCCGACGCGACGATCGTCCGCACGCTGACGCTCTCCAAGGCGCCGGTCCTGTGCACGCGTTCGGCCGCCCGCGCCCTGCGGCCCCACCCCGACAACCTCTCCGACGAGCTGCTGTCCGCGCTCGGCCGCGCCAAGGGCGTCTGCATGGTCCCGCTGACGGCGGACCAGACCGGGCCCGCGCTGACGGACGTCGCCGATCACCTCGACCACATCCGCGCCGTCGCCGGTCCGCACGCCGTCGCCCTCTCCGGCGTCTACGACTCGCCCGCCGCCCACCCCGAGGGCCTGCCCGACCCCTCCGCGTACCCCCACCTCGTCACCGAACTCCTGCGCCGGGGCTGGCCCGACACCGACCTCACCCTCCTCACCTGGGACAACCTCCAACGCGTCCTGCGCAACGCGGACTTCCTCTCCCGCGCCGCCCGGTCCCGCCGCGAACCGTCGACGGCGAGACTGACGGAACTGGACGGCGGCCGGGGCTGA